The proteins below are encoded in one region of Anoplopoma fimbria isolate UVic2021 breed Golden Eagle Sablefish chromosome 19, Afim_UVic_2022, whole genome shotgun sequence:
- the parp16 gene encoding LOW QUALITY PROTEIN: protein mono-ADP-ribosyltransferase PARP16 (The sequence of the model RefSeq protein was modified relative to this genomic sequence to represent the inferred CDS: inserted 1 base in 1 codon): MQPPLSPEAVRELVCSCLHRDPVAADLRCSLFVAAAQNYKRDSLLRPXPPRYISGDSKDFEELLADVHSLPGVRELVRLRARDGEHHLALTHWILSSKSFAVKTLQKDEYAKLCNLTENDGLTAPVPDFLFELEYCDQMNARFEKTREGRDVFYAFHGSRLENFHSIIHNGLHCHLNKNSVFGEGTYLTSDLSMAVLYSPHSSGWRESLLGPLLSCVAMCEVIDHPDVKCQVKKKDSEIIDRQRSRAKNSEGGDVPHKYFVVTNNQLLRVKYLLVYSQRKHLSRRSRGTSWLLRHHFAIMMSLYFLLLIFIGAFNSTTFVSFWNRLFR; this comes from the exons ATGCAGCCGCCGCTCTCACCTGAGGCCGTCAGAGAGCTGGTGTGCTCCTGTCTGCACAGAGACCCTGTAGCAGCAGACCTCCGCTGCAGCCTGTTTGTTGCTGCTGCACAGAACTACAAGAGGGACTCCTTGCTCAGAC TTCCCCCTAGATACATAAGTGGTGACAGTAAGGACTTTGAGGAGCTg TTGGCAGATGTGCACTCTTTGCCTGGAGTGAGAGAGTTGGTGAGACTACGAGCCAGAGACGGAGAGCATCATTTGGCTCTCACACACTGGATTCTCTCTTCAAAGAGCTTTGCTGTAAAGACGCTACAGAAAGATGAG TATGCCAAACTTTGTAACCTGACTGAAAATGATGGGCTTACTGCGCCCGTgcctgacttcctgtttgagttGGAGTACTGTGATCAGATGAACGCCAGGTTTGAAAAGACGAGGGAAGGTAGAGACGTCTTCTATGCATTCCACGGGAGCCGCCTGGAAAACTTTCACTCTATCATTCACAACGGGCTGCACTGCCACCTCAACAAG AACTCCGTGTTTGGAGAGGGGACCTACCTCACCAGTGACCTCAGCATGGCCGTCCTCTACAGTCCCCACAGCAGCGGATGGCGAGAAAGTCTTCTGGGTCCACTGCTCAGCTGTGTCGCCATGTGTGAAGTCATTGATCACCCCGATGTTAAGTGtcaggtgaagaaaaaag ATTCTGAGATCATTGACCGTCAGCGCTCAAGAGCAAAGAACAGCGAAGGAGGCGATGTACCACATAAGTACTTTGTGGTCACCAACAATCAGCTTTTGCGAGTCAAGTACCTGCTTGTGTACTCTCAGAGGAAGCACCTGTCAAG acGTTCCCGCGGCACCTCCTGGCTCCTCAGACACCATTTTGCCATCATGATGAGTCTCTACTTTCTGCTGCTCATATTCATCGGTGCCTTTAACTCCACCACCTTCGTTTCGTTTTGGAACAGACTGTTCAGGTGA